A genomic segment from Vicinamibacterales bacterium encodes:
- a CDS encoding sulfite exporter TauE/SafE family protein → MARSLQALAAGHKRTDFFAGASVDYLTIGLVAGLLSGLFGIGGGVVIVPALILVTKMAPETATGTSLASLLLPVGALGAWYYYRHGYVQIGPAAWIALGLVVGAWLGAHVALRLPARDLQRAFAVFLAFVAGHLWLTAR, encoded by the coding sequence GTGGCACGATCGCTCCAGGCCCTGGCCGCAGGGCACAAGCGCACCGACTTCTTCGCAGGAGCCTCCGTGGACTATCTGACGATCGGCCTGGTTGCAGGCCTCCTTTCCGGGCTGTTCGGCATCGGCGGCGGCGTCGTGATCGTGCCGGCCCTGATCCTGGTGACGAAAATGGCGCCGGAAACGGCCACGGGCACGTCACTCGCGTCGCTGCTCCTGCCGGTCGGCGCACTCGGCGCGTGGTACTACTACCGGCACGGCTACGTGCAGATCGGGCCCGCGGCCTGGATCGCGCTGGGACTGGTCGTGGGCGCGTGGCTGGGCGCGCACGTGGCGCTCAGGCTGCCGGCGCGCGACCTGCAGCGGGCGTTCGCCGTGTTCCTGGCCTTCGTGGCCGGGCACCTCTGGCTGACGGCGCGCTGA
- a CDS encoding histone deacetylase gives MKAFYSDHFVLPLPESHRFPMAKYARLRERVVAEGVLAPGHLVEAPLAPWDDLRLVHVPAYVEAVANGTLPADMQRRIGFPWSPGMVERSRRSVGATIAAGRAALLDGVAANLAGGTHHAFADRGEGYCVFNDVAVATRALQREARVDHVAVIDLDVHQGNGTAAIFRDDPSVFTFSMHGAKNYPFRKEQSDLDVELADGTTDAEYLAALDRHLSAVLERHRPALVFYLAGADPFAGDRLGRLDLSKAGLAARDRMVFDRCRLAGIPVAVTMSGGYAPDVEDIVAIHVSTIREAAASAGAWTPDA, from the coding sequence GTGAAGGCCTTCTACTCCGATCACTTCGTCCTGCCGCTGCCCGAGTCGCATCGCTTCCCGATGGCGAAGTACGCCCGCCTGCGCGAGCGCGTGGTGGCGGAGGGCGTGCTGGCGCCGGGCCACCTCGTGGAAGCGCCGCTCGCGCCGTGGGACGACCTCCGGCTCGTTCACGTCCCGGCGTACGTGGAGGCCGTGGCCAACGGCACCCTGCCGGCGGACATGCAGCGCCGGATCGGCTTTCCGTGGTCGCCGGGCATGGTGGAGCGGTCGCGCCGGTCCGTGGGCGCGACGATCGCGGCGGGGCGGGCGGCCCTTCTGGACGGCGTGGCCGCGAACCTCGCCGGCGGCACGCACCACGCCTTCGCGGACCGGGGCGAGGGCTACTGCGTGTTCAACGACGTGGCCGTCGCCACGCGCGCCCTCCAGCGGGAGGCGCGGGTGGACCACGTGGCCGTGATCGACCTCGACGTGCACCAGGGCAACGGCACGGCCGCCATCTTCCGCGACGATCCGTCGGTGTTCACCTTCTCGATGCACGGGGCCAAGAACTACCCGTTCCGGAAGGAGCAGAGCGACCTGGACGTGGAGCTCGCCGACGGCACGACCGACGCCGAGTACCTGGCCGCGCTCGACCGGCACCTGTCCGCGGTGCTCGAGCGCCATCGACCCGCCCTGGTCTTCTACCTGGCGGGGGCGGATCCGTTCGCGGGCGATCGGCTCGGACGCCTGGACCTGTCGAAGGCCGGCCTGGCCGCGCGCGACCGGATGGTGTTCGACCGCTGCCGCCTCGCCGGGATTCCCGTGGCGGTCACGATGAGTGGCGGCTATGCGCCGGACGTGGAGGACATCGTCGCCATCCACGTGAGCACGATCCGGGAAGCGGCGGCGAGCGCCGGCGCCTGGACACCCGACGCCTGA
- a CDS encoding proline racemase family protein, which produces MIHRIRTIDAHTAGEPLRLVVDGLPAPEGATMLDKREWARKHLDHLRRAIMLEPRGHADMYGALLTEPATEGADAGVLFMHNEGWSTMCGHGTIAVATIAVERGLMWDAGQSPGAGIVEMTLDVPAGPVRTRARTALVDGATRVTDVSFLNPPSFVLAPGVPLTVSGRMCTVDVSFGGAFYAIVDVESVGLSVDVAALPELKRMGMAIAREVERVMKVVHPEEPGLTGVYGTIFTAPAREEGAHLRNVTIFADAEVDRSPCGSGTAAVMAVLDEMGVLPAAADTFVHESVIGTRFHGRIHRRLRVGDHPAIVPEISGSAWITGEHTFLVDADDPLKAGFRL; this is translated from the coding sequence ATGATCCATCGAATCCGCACCATCGACGCTCACACGGCCGGCGAGCCCCTGCGCCTGGTCGTGGACGGCCTGCCCGCGCCCGAGGGCGCCACCATGCTCGACAAGCGGGAGTGGGCGCGCAAGCACCTGGATCACCTGCGCCGCGCGATCATGCTCGAGCCCCGCGGCCACGCGGACATGTACGGGGCGCTCCTGACGGAGCCGGCCACCGAGGGGGCCGACGCCGGCGTGCTCTTCATGCACAACGAGGGCTGGAGCACGATGTGCGGCCACGGGACCATCGCCGTTGCCACGATCGCGGTCGAACGGGGCCTGATGTGGGACGCCGGCCAGAGCCCGGGCGCGGGCATCGTGGAGATGACGCTCGACGTGCCGGCAGGGCCGGTGCGGACGCGGGCGCGCACGGCCCTCGTCGACGGCGCCACGCGCGTCACGGACGTGTCGTTCCTGAATCCGCCGTCGTTCGTCCTGGCCCCGGGCGTGCCGCTGACGGTGAGCGGACGGATGTGCACCGTCGACGTGTCGTTCGGCGGCGCCTTCTACGCCATCGTGGACGTCGAGTCGGTGGGGCTGTCGGTGGACGTCGCGGCGCTGCCGGAGCTGAAGCGGATGGGGATGGCCATCGCGCGCGAGGTGGAGCGCGTGATGAAGGTGGTCCACCCCGAGGAGCCCGGCCTGACCGGGGTGTACGGGACGATCTTCACCGCCCCCGCGCGGGAGGAGGGCGCCCACCTCCGGAACGTCACCATCTTCGCGGACGCGGAGGTGGACCGATCGCCCTGCGGCAGCGGGACCGCCGCCGTGATGGCGGTGCTGGACGAGATGGGCGTGCTGCCCGCCGCCGCGGACACGTTCGTGCACGAGAGCGTGATCGGCACGCGCTTCCACGGACGCATCCACCGGCGCCTGCGCGTCGGCGATCACCCGGCCATCGTGCCCGAGATCTCGGGCAGCGCCTGGATCACGGGCGAGCACACGTTCCTGGTCGACGCCGACGACCCGCTCAAGGCCGGTTTCCGGCTGTGA
- a CDS encoding ornithine cyclodeaminase family protein: protein MSQRFRLLTEQHVAALLPAADLVDAMEVALTRFSGGEVVQPVRTVLTVGPEKAYFGVMPAYVEQPPQLGAKLVTVFGQNLAKGLPSHLATILLLDPDTGGLLAIMDGRYITEARTAAVSAVSARHLSRPDSARLAILGTGVQARSHLEALASVRPLTDIRVWSPQATSRERFVAEMSGHVPGRLTAADSAEAAVREADIVVLVTSSPTPVVEDAWVAPGAHVISVGACRPDQREMAPALVARGRVFVDSKAAALVEAGDVVQGIREGRFTDAHVAGELGHVVAGRLEGRQDAGQVTIFKSLGMAVEDVVAADLAYRRAVETGAGTELVL from the coding sequence ATGTCCCAGCGCTTCCGCCTGCTCACCGAACAACACGTCGCCGCGCTGCTCCCGGCCGCGGACCTCGTGGACGCCATGGAAGTGGCGCTCACGCGCTTCTCGGGAGGCGAGGTGGTGCAGCCGGTGCGCACCGTGCTCACCGTGGGCCCCGAGAAGGCGTATTTCGGGGTGATGCCGGCCTACGTGGAGCAGCCGCCGCAGCTCGGCGCCAAGCTCGTCACGGTGTTCGGCCAGAACCTGGCGAAGGGCCTGCCCTCGCACCTGGCGACGATTCTCCTGCTGGACCCTGACACCGGCGGGCTCCTGGCCATCATGGACGGCCGCTACATCACCGAGGCGCGCACGGCGGCGGTCTCGGCCGTGTCGGCGCGGCACCTGTCGCGGCCGGACTCGGCGCGGCTCGCCATCCTCGGCACGGGCGTCCAGGCGCGGAGTCACCTCGAGGCCCTGGCGTCGGTCCGGCCCCTCACCGACATCCGCGTCTGGAGTCCCCAGGCCACGAGCCGCGAGCGCTTCGTCGCCGAGATGAGCGGCCACGTGCCGGGCCGACTGACGGCGGCGGACTCGGCGGAGGCTGCGGTCCGGGAGGCCGACATCGTCGTGCTGGTCACGTCGTCGCCGACGCCGGTCGTGGAGGATGCCTGGGTGGCCCCGGGCGCGCACGTCATCTCCGTCGGGGCGTGCCGGCCCGACCAGCGGGAGATGGCGCCGGCGCTCGTCGCCCGTGGCCGGGTGTTCGTGGACTCGAAGGCCGCCGCGCTGGTGGAGGCCGGCGACGTCGTGCAGGGCATCCGCGAGGGCCGCTTCACCGACGCGCACGTGGCCGGCGAGCTCGGCCATGTGGTGGCCGGCCGTTTGGAAGGCCGTCAGGACGCCGGCCAGGTGACGATCTTCAAGTCCCTGGGCATGGCCGTGGAGGACGTGGTGGCCGCCGACCTGGCCTACCGGCGCGCGGTCGAGACGGGCGCCGGGACCGAGCTGGTCCTCTGA
- a CDS encoding carbonic anhydrase, translating to MQTRSFRTQGLTRVSLSAVALVAATSLVSTAPASEGADPLVRLRAGNERFVKGANAEVPLGQGARQPLTQGQHPFAMVLSCADSRVPPEYIFNAGLGELFVIRSAGEVMDHSVAASLEYGAEHLHIPLLVVMGHESCGAVTAASQAEHGEGPNLDYLVTHIRAGIQRTPEEQHDLRTLILANVEQVINDALTGSSILRGASAAGHLKVVGAYYELATGRVIFSEPVGATTTVAAHK from the coding sequence ATGCAGACCCGCTCCTTCCGGACCCAGGGGCTCACGCGCGTGAGCCTGTCGGCCGTCGCGCTCGTCGCGGCCACGTCGCTCGTCTCGACCGCGCCCGCCTCCGAGGGCGCCGACCCGCTCGTCCGGCTTCGGGCGGGCAACGAGCGGTTCGTGAAGGGGGCCAACGCCGAGGTGCCGCTCGGACAGGGTGCCCGGCAGCCGCTCACGCAGGGCCAGCACCCGTTCGCGATGGTGCTCTCCTGCGCCGACTCGCGCGTGCCGCCCGAGTACATCTTCAACGCCGGCCTCGGCGAGCTGTTCGTCATCCGGTCGGCCGGTGAGGTGATGGACCACTCCGTCGCCGCCAGCCTCGAATACGGCGCCGAGCACCTGCACATCCCGCTGCTCGTGGTGATGGGCCACGAGTCGTGCGGCGCCGTGACCGCGGCCTCGCAGGCCGAGCACGGCGAGGGACCGAACCTCGACTACCTCGTCACGCACATCCGCGCCGGCATCCAGCGGACGCCCGAGGAGCAGCACGACCTCCGGACGCTCATCCTGGCCAACGTCGAGCAGGTGATCAACGACGCGCTCACGGGCAGCTCGATCCTGCGCGGCGCGTCGGCCGCCGGCCACCTCAAGGTGGTGGGCGCGTACTACGAGCTGGCCACCGGGCGCGTGATCTTCTCCGAGCCCGTCGGCGCCACCACCACCGTCGCGGCGCACAAG